In Trichoderma atroviride chromosome 2, complete sequence, one DNA window encodes the following:
- a CDS encoding uncharacterized protein (EggNog:ENOG41~TransMembrane:1 (o37-57i)) → MAPTVDIFARDDGCGYGYFFDGRVCRRKSGWYFWGRWVLAGIAIILALILLFSCLCITRRNRRRGVQPVYGTGWFSGAPQGQPAGNNGNNKYNNAHEMNNYQQSGYNQGGYQQPAYGEGYGGFTSPPPYGQQPVGNQTTGTTFNPNDGYNTGHQYGVQQPQGAYHPGGEYQPPAGPPPGK, encoded by the exons ATGGCTCCGACCGTGGATATCTTCGCTAGAGACGACGGCTGCGGATATGGATATTTCTTTGATGGAAGGGTATGTCGCCGCAAGAGCGGCTGGTACTTTTGGGGACGATGGGTGCTCGCCGGTATTGCCATCATTTTGGCCTTGATTCTCTTATTCAGCTGCTT GTGCATCACACGACGAAACCGTAGGCGCGGTGTGCAGCCCGTGTACGGCACTGGTTGGTTCAGCGGCGCTCCTCAAGGCCAGCCTGCTGGAAACAACGGAAACAACAAATACAACAATGCCCACGAGATGAACAACTACCAGCAGTCTGGATACAACCAAGGTGGCTATCAGCAGCCTGCCTACGGCGAGGGTTACGGAGGCTTCACCAGCCCTCCGCCATATGGCCAGCAGCCTGTGGGCAACCAGACAACGGGCACCACATTCAACCCCAATGACGGATACAACACCGGCCATCAATACGGTGTTCAGCAGCCTCAGGGCGCATACCACCCCGGTGGTGAATATCAACCTCCTGCGGGACCGCCTCCAGGAAAATAG
- a CDS encoding uncharacterized protein (EggNog:ENOG41) has product MESLQLSQVLADLSNLGAAEPAAAAAIVNANIPIIQTQLIKDDSHAPSQQQQRPSSGLRRAWSSEAGSQPKFDKMGRRILISSPKSGSAANSIPGTPQPSNYDEDLERANMLMALYDIRSKLKQQDNSSLMRAREKINALAARQQAQQFAELNMKKADEMRRNRYSFPKV; this is encoded by the exons ATGGAGAGCCTGCAGCTATCACAGGTCCTCGCTGACTTGAGCAATCTCGGCGCAGCT GAACCTGCggccgccgctgccattgtcaatgCCAACATTCCCATTATCCAGACCCAGCTTATCAAAGACGACAGCCATGCGCCTtcccagcaacagcagaggCCCTCATCTGGCTTGAGGCGGGCATGGTCGTCGGAAGCTGGCTCGCAGCCCAAATTCGACAAGATGGGTCGGCGCATTCTCATCAGTTCACCAAAGTCTGGTTCAGCCGCCAACTCTATACCCGGCACGCCTCAACCTTCTAAT TACGATGAGGACCTTGAGCGAGCTAATATGCTCATGGCCCTCTACGATATTCGctccaagctcaagcaaCAGGACAATAGCAGCCTCATGCGAGCGCGCGAAAAGATCAATGCCCTAGCTGCACGCCAGCAAGCCCAACAATTTGCCGAACTCAACATGAAAAAGGCCGACGAAATGCGACGAAACCGCTATTCTTTCCCCAAGGTTTAA